A single region of the Brassica rapa cultivar Chiifu-401-42 chromosome A03, CAAS_Brap_v3.01, whole genome shotgun sequence genome encodes:
- the LOC103856480 gene encoding leucine-rich repeat protein 1: protein MASRNFQWEFLAASLTLTLALIHLVEANSEGDALYALRRSLSDPDHVLQSWDPTLVSPCTWFHVTCNQDNRVTRVDLGNSNLSGHLAPELGKLEHLQYLELYKNNIEGTIPSELGNLKSLISLDLYNNNLTEKIPTSLGKLKSLVFLRLNDNQLTGPIPRELTKIPSLKVVDVSSNDLCGTIPTGGPFEHIPLQNFENNSRLEGPELIGLASYDTNCN from the exons ATGGCGTCAAGAAACTTTCAGTGGGAGTTTCTCGCAGCTTCTCTAACTCTAACCTTAGCTCTGATTCATCTCGTGGAAGCAAACTCCGAGGGAGATGCTCTTTACGCTCTTCGCCGGAGCTTATCGGACCCGGACCATGTTCTACAGAGCTGGGATCCCACTCTTGTTAGCCCCTGTACCTGGTTCCATGTCACTTGTAACCAAGACAACCGCGTCACTCGTGT GGATTTAGGTAATTCAAACCTTTCTGGACATCTTGCACCTGAGCTTGGGAAACTCGAACATTTACAGTATTT GGAGCTTTACAAAAACAACATCGAAGGAACTATTCCTTCTGAACTTGGAAACCTGAAGAGCCTCATCAGCTTGGATCTCTATAACAACAATCTTACTGAGAAGATTCCTACTTCTCTGGGGAAACTGAAGTCTCTGGTCTTTCT ACGACTCAATGACAACCAATTGACTGGTCCAATCCCTAGAGAACTCACCAAAATCCCAAGCCTCAAAGTTGT TGATGTGTCAAGCAATGATTTGTGTGGAACCATCCCAACAGGTGGACCTTTTGAACACATTCCATTGCAGAA CTTTGAGAACAACTCGAGATTGGAGGGGCCGGAACTAATTGGTCTTGCAAGCTACGACACCAACTGCAACTGA